A section of the Neorhizobium galegae bv. orientalis str. HAMBI 540 genome encodes:
- a CDS encoding methylated-DNA--[protein]-cysteine S-methyltransferase: MTMHQYLIFETAGGFCGIAWNDVGITRFQLPTKSADSTEKLLRRRLPEAEPGTPPAEVLEAVDAVKRYFAGEEVDFSKVRLDLDGQDDFFKQIYAAARGIGWGYTTTYGAIAKQLGAGPEAARDVGQAMAKNPVALIIPCHRVLAAGGKIGGFSAPGGSTSKSRMLELEGVRLTPPEPAQQSMGF, encoded by the coding sequence ATGACAATGCATCAATACCTGATTTTTGAAACTGCCGGCGGCTTCTGCGGCATCGCCTGGAATGATGTCGGCATCACTCGGTTCCAGCTCCCGACCAAAAGCGCGGATTCGACCGAAAAGCTGCTGCGGCGCCGGCTGCCGGAGGCTGAGCCGGGCACGCCTCCGGCCGAGGTGCTCGAAGCTGTCGACGCCGTGAAGCGGTATTTTGCGGGCGAGGAAGTCGATTTCTCGAAGGTCAGGCTGGATCTTGATGGCCAGGACGACTTCTTCAAGCAGATCTATGCTGCCGCCCGCGGGATCGGCTGGGGGTATACGACGACCTATGGGGCGATTGCCAAGCAGCTCGGCGCCGGTCCCGAGGCCGCCCGCGATGTCGGCCAGGCAATGGCGAAGAACCCGGTGGCTCTGATCATTCCGTGTCACCGCGTACTCGCCGCCGGCGGCAAGATAGGCGGCTTCTCGGCTCCCGGCGGCTCGACTTCGAAATCCCGCATGCTGGAGCTCGAGGGTGTGCGCCTGACACCGCCGGAGCCGGCGCAGCAATCGATGGGGTTCTGA
- a CDS encoding phospholipase D-like domain-containing protein, with the protein MSRIVKANAWCNNEVGYLAWRTDGIIKDCLGFMITRIHFDLAGNEVARRVLPAWVAFDTQSNPRGEEQDTSVWPIQKFSWRDLTLRRSRNETVLREGEFKVRYEVVPLGLAGPGRLPVPPSATATFLDDAGKPRYKGDPIPLFFCGEPVLTDELLVTGRFGKATVAFNNGILSTQNLRKQLKTPDGKTPSKSEVLRRIADRRDPLRWFLGGDALKTVKGFFDLAEKLDADIYLALYELHDEELIDLIDTHHARIHLILSTAGKSKDGKTWDTTNEAARGRLRAKLGDRLQNRMFNNSKHIGHNKFGVLVSRTGEPITVLTGSTNWTSTGLCGQTNNAVMIEDMKLAEVYLGYWQRLLADVIPEPAPLSKPNNVDQGPQLRADGATPHPLDIASVAPSAKVTAWFSPNMSKVSVPRQNPATPPDMQDVFDLMRGAKQALLFLSFYPAQQGRNSIIGEAVKIAAEKPDLLVLGAISAPQAMPNYEIPVREDDADEEDGATKAPAPSIYQLKGAPRVMMVRASAIRDLIGDFQRELLTAGTAIIHDKIVVIDPLSQTDCVVITGSHNLGFKASYANDENMLIIRGAPQLAAAYAVHVLDVQDHYRYRAVLEEQRRKVLLTGATPPKASIGHGFLHTDDGWQAPYFDGRKGDELRYFAR; encoded by the coding sequence ATGTCCAGGATCGTCAAGGCGAATGCGTGGTGCAACAACGAAGTCGGCTATCTTGCTTGGCGGACTGATGGGATCATCAAGGATTGTCTCGGGTTCATGATAACCCGGATCCACTTCGATCTTGCCGGCAACGAAGTTGCAAGGCGTGTCCTGCCCGCATGGGTCGCTTTCGACACGCAGTCCAATCCGAGGGGCGAGGAGCAGGATACCAGCGTCTGGCCCATTCAGAAATTTTCCTGGCGCGATCTTACGCTTCGCCGCAGCCGCAACGAGACGGTACTGCGGGAAGGGGAATTCAAAGTCCGCTACGAGGTCGTGCCGTTAGGCTTGGCCGGTCCGGGACGCCTGCCTGTGCCGCCTTCGGCGACCGCGACCTTTCTCGACGATGCCGGAAAGCCCCGATACAAAGGTGACCCGATACCCCTCTTCTTCTGCGGGGAGCCCGTTCTGACCGATGAACTGCTGGTGACCGGCCGCTTTGGCAAGGCCACGGTGGCGTTCAACAACGGCATCCTGTCGACCCAGAATCTGAGGAAGCAATTGAAGACCCCCGATGGCAAGACGCCATCGAAAAGCGAGGTTCTCAGACGCATCGCCGACAGACGCGATCCCCTGCGATGGTTCCTGGGCGGCGATGCGCTGAAGACGGTCAAAGGTTTCTTCGATCTGGCGGAGAAACTGGACGCGGATATCTATCTGGCGCTCTACGAACTTCACGACGAGGAACTGATCGACCTCATCGATACCCACCATGCCCGCATCCACCTGATCCTTTCGACTGCCGGCAAGTCGAAAGACGGCAAGACCTGGGATACGACCAACGAGGCTGCACGCGGCAGATTGCGGGCCAAGCTTGGCGACCGTCTGCAGAACCGGATGTTCAACAACAGCAAACATATCGGCCATAACAAGTTCGGCGTGCTGGTCTCCAGGACGGGCGAGCCCATTACCGTGCTGACCGGCAGCACCAACTGGACGTCGACCGGTCTTTGCGGCCAGACGAACAATGCGGTGATGATCGAGGACATGAAGCTCGCCGAGGTCTATCTCGGCTATTGGCAGCGCCTTTTGGCCGACGTGATTCCGGAGCCGGCTCCGCTGAGCAAGCCGAACAATGTCGATCAGGGGCCTCAGCTGCGTGCGGATGGGGCGACCCCGCATCCTCTCGATATTGCTTCGGTGGCCCCATCGGCGAAGGTGACAGCCTGGTTCTCGCCCAACATGTCCAAGGTCAGCGTTCCGCGCCAGAATCCGGCGACGCCTCCGGATATGCAGGACGTCTTCGACCTGATGCGGGGCGCCAAACAGGCCTTGCTGTTCCTGAGTTTCTATCCGGCCCAGCAGGGCCGCAACAGCATCATCGGCGAGGCGGTGAAGATCGCGGCCGAGAAACCCGACCTGCTCGTGCTTGGAGCCATCAGCGCGCCACAGGCGATGCCCAATTACGAAATTCCGGTCCGGGAAGACGACGCCGACGAGGAAGACGGGGCTACCAAGGCGCCGGCGCCTTCCATCTATCAATTGAAAGGTGCACCCCGCGTGATGATGGTGAGGGCGAGCGCCATCCGCGACCTGATCGGGGATTTCCAGCGTGAACTGCTGACAGCGGGGACTGCGATCATACATGACAAGATCGTGGTGATCGATCCGCTGTCGCAGACCGATTGCGTCGTGATCACCGGCAGTCACAATCTCGGGTTCAAGGCATCCTATGCCAATGATGAGAACATGCTGATCATTAGGGGCGCCCCGCAGCTCGCGGCAGCCTATGCGGTGCATGTCCTCGACGTCCAGGACCATTACCGCTACCGGGCTGTCCTCGAGGAGCAGCGCAGAAAGGTTCTGCTGACCGGTGCAACTCCGCCGAAAGCCTCGATCGGGCATGGTTTTCTCCACACCGACGACGGCTGGCAAGCGCCTTATTTCGATGGGCGCAAGGGCGACGAGCTACGCTATTTTGCCCGCTGA
- a CDS encoding YqaA family protein, with translation MLRSLYNWTMALSARKSAAVWLAVIAFVESSVFLVPADVLFLPMALARPERAWRYALIATVFSVLGGIAGWGIGYFAFDALAEPILQFWGKLDTFNELKAGITYEAVVLMLVTSGFAHLPPIKVVTILSGVAHINLGLFVISAIVTRGARFFLLAWLLRRYGEDIRHFIEKRLGLIAMAVAAVLIAAYVTYKFLTH, from the coding sequence ATGCTTCGCAGCCTCTATAACTGGACGATGGCGCTCAGCGCCCGCAAATCCGCGGCGGTATGGCTTGCCGTCATCGCCTTCGTCGAAAGCTCCGTCTTCCTGGTGCCGGCCGACGTGCTGTTCCTGCCGATGGCGCTTGCTCGGCCGGAGCGTGCCTGGCGCTACGCACTGATCGCCACGGTCTTTTCCGTGCTCGGCGGCATTGCCGGCTGGGGCATCGGTTATTTCGCCTTCGATGCGCTTGCCGAACCGATCCTGCAGTTCTGGGGTAAGCTCGACACCTTCAACGAGCTCAAGGCCGGCATCACTTATGAAGCCGTGGTGCTGATGCTGGTAACGTCAGGTTTCGCGCATCTGCCGCCGATCAAGGTCGTGACGATCCTTTCCGGCGTGGCACATATCAACCTCGGCCTGTTCGTGATATCGGCGATCGTCACCCGCGGCGCCCGCTTCTTTCTGCTCGCCTGGCTGCTGCGCCGTTACGGCGAAGACATCCGCCATTTCATCGAGAAGCGGCTGGGGCTGATCGCAATGGCGGTGGCGGCGGTGCTGATCGCCGCCTATGTCACTTACAAATTCCTGACGCATTGA
- a CDS encoding nuclear transport factor 2 family protein, which produces MINDHFLQRYPRLQPAQPGYPSPRPFAVTRSPDRVSDDPPQRNKALVIKAMTSLFQRHDASAVEFLYATDYIQHNPNILQGREALKALVAALSKDVYYEPGLMVAEGARNLLPSIANS; this is translated from the coding sequence ATGATCAACGACCATTTCCTCCAGCGCTACCCGCGACTGCAGCCGGCTCAGCCCGGCTATCCATCGCCCAGGCCGTTTGCGGTCACTCGGTCACCGGATCGCGTCTCCGATGATCCTCCCCAGCGCAACAAGGCGCTCGTGATCAAGGCGATGACCTCGCTATTCCAACGTCATGATGCGTCGGCAGTGGAGTTCCTCTACGCGACGGATTATATCCAACACAATCCCAACATTCTCCAAGGTCGCGAGGCGCTGAAGGCGCTTGTTGCTGCACTGTCGAAGGACGTCTATTACGAGCCCGGCCTGATGGTCGCGGAAGGTGCGAGAAATTTGTTACCTTCGATCGCAAATTCATAA
- a CDS encoding hydrolase, which produces MTFRNGLASLLRPEDSVLVLIDHQPYQLTNLNSHDPQAVVNNVTALAKLAKAFNVPTILTSVIADRGGKLFKQITDVFPGQEVIDRTWVNTWEDEKVVDLVKATGRKQLIIAGLWTEVCVAMPAIQAAGEGWDVTVITDASGGSSTESHQVAIQRMIAAGVNMMTWMALAGEWQRDWARTEHVEELTEVLISHMSGSGIAYLWEQQLLNTPVPSNAG; this is translated from the coding sequence ATGACCTTTCGTAATGGCCTTGCTTCGCTTCTTCGTCCCGAAGATTCAGTACTCGTTCTGATCGACCACCAGCCCTACCAGCTCACCAATCTAAACAGCCACGACCCGCAGGCTGTCGTCAACAATGTGACCGCGCTGGCAAAGCTGGCAAAGGCTTTCAATGTTCCGACGATCCTCACCAGCGTGATCGCGGATCGCGGTGGCAAGCTTTTCAAGCAAATCACTGACGTCTTCCCAGGGCAGGAAGTGATCGACCGGACCTGGGTGAATACCTGGGAGGACGAGAAAGTGGTGGACCTGGTCAAGGCGACCGGCCGCAAGCAATTGATCATCGCAGGCCTATGGACCGAAGTTTGCGTAGCGATGCCAGCGATTCAGGCTGCCGGCGAAGGCTGGGACGTGACCGTAATTACCGACGCATCGGGCGGAAGTTCAACCGAGTCTCACCAGGTCGCCATACAGCGGATGATTGCGGCCGGCGTCAACATGATGACCTGGATGGCTCTGGCTGGCGAATGGCAGCGTGACTGGGCTCGCACCGAGCATGTCGAAGAGCTGACCGAAGTGCTCATCTCGCACATGAGCGGCAGCGGCATCGCATATCTCTGGGAGCAGCAGCTGCTCAATACGCCGGTGCCGAGCAACGCAGGATGA
- a CDS encoding LysR family transcriptional regulator has protein sequence MDIEELQTFVEVADAGGVSAAALRLGVSKSIVSRRLIRLEAELGVQLLARTTRGAALTEAGATFRDYAARVCAEIDVAKETILPAGDLRGRLRVAVPLSFGPTHFAPILTEMARRHPRLQIHTCYSDRFVDLITEGYDCAIRVGYLQDSNLVARRVGPIYGKLVASPDYIKAHGSPETPEELVAHEALMQGTEAWQLMDGDKIITVRPQGRFKADNGIALVAAATAGLGIAYLPDCLTHEYIASGVLMPVMTRHPPPPAGAYVIRPPGQHPARKIRVLTELLIEYCEPAPHLAGPAPV, from the coding sequence TTGGACATTGAAGAGCTGCAGACCTTCGTAGAAGTTGCCGATGCTGGAGGCGTTTCCGCGGCTGCGCTCCGGCTCGGCGTCTCCAAGTCGATCGTCAGTCGTCGGCTAATCCGGCTTGAAGCGGAACTTGGCGTCCAGTTGCTTGCACGAACGACCCGGGGCGCCGCTCTCACCGAAGCCGGCGCCACTTTCCGAGACTATGCAGCCAGAGTTTGCGCCGAGATCGACGTTGCCAAGGAAACAATCCTGCCCGCCGGTGACCTTCGTGGCCGCTTGCGGGTTGCCGTGCCGCTTTCCTTCGGACCGACCCACTTCGCTCCCATCCTCACGGAAATGGCGCGACGCCACCCCCGGCTCCAAATCCACACCTGCTACAGTGATCGCTTCGTCGATCTCATCACGGAGGGATACGATTGCGCGATACGAGTTGGCTATCTCCAGGACTCCAACCTGGTCGCAAGGCGCGTCGGACCGATTTATGGGAAGCTCGTCGCGAGCCCGGACTATATCAAGGCGCATGGATCGCCCGAAACGCCGGAGGAACTCGTCGCTCATGAGGCCCTCATGCAGGGCACCGAAGCCTGGCAACTCATGGATGGCGACAAGATCATCACGGTTCGTCCGCAGGGTCGCTTCAAGGCCGACAACGGCATAGCTCTCGTTGCCGCCGCGACAGCGGGACTCGGCATCGCTTACCTGCCCGATTGCCTTACCCATGAATATATAGCTTCCGGTGTGCTCATGCCGGTCATGACGCGTCATCCGCCACCTCCGGCCGGGGCCTATGTCATCCGCCCGCCAGGTCAGCATCCCGCACGGAAGATACGGGTCCTCACCGAATTGCTGATTGAGTATTGCGAACCGGCTCCGCACCTCGCAGGACCTGCCCCTGTCTGA
- a CDS encoding Rossmann-fold NAD(P)-binding domain-containing protein, which yields MAYPVGGPNSGEGKGHGERVADIATEEFARVLVTNALGPMRVIEGLQDHVRADGVMSSGQGSIGEWPA from the coding sequence GTGGCCTATCCTGTCGGAGGTCCTAACTCCGGAGAAGGTAAGGGGCATGGCGAGCGGGTCGCCGATATCGCCACCGAAGAGTTTGCGCGCGTGCTGGTGACGAATGCACTCGGCCCGATGCGCGTAATCGAGGGGTTGCAGGATCACGTGAGGGCGGACGGCGTGATGTCGTCAGGCCAAGGCAGCATAGGCGAATGGCCGGCATGA
- a CDS encoding NADPH-dependent F420 reductase, whose translation MSTITIIGSGGMAAAIAGRTAKAGHTVEVVSRDSVKARALADQLAVGATTGTYGAAPAGDIVILAVPYASAAAVVAEYGDALDGKVIIDITNPISPNATGLVTPHGSSGAQEIAKGLPAGAHVVKAFNTLFGHVLARGGRLDAFIAADDPEAKARVSTFTDSLGLRPFDIGGLHMAQTLEALGLMLIGLAKNGAGTWDIALNVDLL comes from the coding sequence ATGAGCACTATCACCATCATTGGTTCAGGCGGCATGGCCGCGGCGATCGCGGGCCGTACCGCCAAGGCTGGACATACCGTCGAGGTTGTCAGCCGCGACTCCGTCAAGGCGCGGGCGCTGGCCGACCAGCTGGCGGTCGGAGCGACCACAGGGACGTACGGCGCCGCGCCTGCGGGCGACATTGTCATCCTCGCAGTGCCGTACGCCAGTGCGGCGGCGGTGGTGGCCGAATACGGGGACGCGCTCGACGGCAAGGTGATCATCGACATCACCAACCCGATCTCCCCCAACGCCACAGGCCTCGTCACCCCCCACGGCAGTTCTGGTGCACAGGAGATCGCTAAGGGCCTCCCCGCCGGTGCGCATGTCGTGAAGGCGTTCAACACGCTCTTCGGCCACGTACTTGCTCGGGGTGGACGCCTTGACGCGTTCATCGCAGCCGACGATCCGGAGGCCAAGGCGCGCGTCTCGACCTTCACCGACAGTCTCGGGCTGCGTCCATTCGATATCGGCGGCCTGCACATGGCCCAGACGCTCGAGGCGCTCGGCTTGATGCTGATCGGCCTGGCCAAAAACGGCGCCGGCACCTGGGACATCGCTCTCAACGTCGATCTCCTCTGA
- a CDS encoding SDR family oxidoreductase: MHVFVTGGTGHSGPYIISDLIAAGHEVTALARSDKSAEAVSALGAKVRRGDLDDLDGLKAAAADSDGVIHVAHRQDLLPTGGLDAVAAAEQKIMLAYGEALKGTGKPLVTSGSIGSPGWEHLGRPATEEDPTLSGGEKFKGTLRVRNIVETTVLGFAEQGVRSSVVRIPTIMHSTSDNAGFLPILIGLAKEKGVVGYPGDGKNNWSAVHARDLAAMFRLALEKSPAGRNWHAVADEAIPFRKIAEAISSRLNLPAVPIPADELMLPGFFGFLANLVKLDVAASSAITRQTLGWDPTQPGLLEDLDNGHYFPAG; encoded by the coding sequence ATGCACGTATTCGTTACCGGCGGGACCGGCCATTCCGGTCCGTATATCATTTCCGACCTCATTGCAGCCGGTCACGAGGTTACTGCGCTTGCCCGGTCGGACAAGTCCGCAGAGGCGGTGTCCGCGCTTGGCGCCAAAGTGCGTCGCGGCGACCTCGATGATCTCGACGGGCTAAAAGCGGCGGCCGCAGACTCCGACGGCGTCATCCACGTTGCGCACCGGCAAGACCTGCTTCCCACCGGAGGCCTCGACGCGGTGGCTGCCGCGGAGCAAAAGATCATGCTCGCATACGGTGAGGCTCTGAAGGGGACCGGAAAGCCGCTGGTCACATCGGGGAGCATCGGCTCGCCGGGTTGGGAACATCTCGGCCGCCCAGCCACCGAGGAGGATCCCACCCTCTCTGGCGGCGAGAAGTTCAAGGGCACCTTGCGAGTTCGTAACATCGTCGAAACGACCGTGCTCGGTTTCGCTGAGCAAGGCGTGCGCTCTTCGGTCGTACGGATTCCGACGATCATGCACAGCACGAGCGACAATGCCGGTTTCCTCCCGATACTGATCGGGCTTGCGAAGGAGAAGGGCGTCGTCGGATATCCCGGCGACGGCAAGAACAATTGGTCGGCCGTGCACGCCCGCGACTTGGCCGCCATGTTCCGTCTGGCGCTGGAGAAGAGCCCCGCCGGCAGGAATTGGCATGCGGTTGCCGACGAGGCTATTCCGTTCCGCAAAATTGCCGAAGCCATCAGCAGCCGCTTGAACCTGCCGGCCGTGCCGATTCCGGCGGACGAGCTGATGCTGCCGGGCTTTTTCGGGTTCCTCGCGAATCTGGTCAAGCTGGACGTCGCCGCGTCCAGCGCCATCACCCGCCAGACCCTCGGCTGGGACCCCACTCAGCCCGGCCTGCTCGAAGACCTAGACAACGGCCATTACTTCCCGGCCGGCTGA
- a CDS encoding NADPH-dependent F420 reductase: protein MSTISIIGSGGMAAAIGGLAAKAGHTVEVMSRDAAKARARAEQIGAGATTGVFAAAPAGDIVVLAVPYSAVLDVVKQYGEALAGKLLVDITNPVGSDLKSFVTPEDSFGAREIMKAAPSDAVVVKAFNTLFSRVLAAGPVEGRPLDVFIAGDDAQAKARVSAFIESLGLRPMDTGQLSMAPTLEHACLLSLGLLAHSVKHTNFSIGVSLLG, encoded by the coding sequence ATGAGCACTATCAGCATCATCGGGTCAGGCGGAATGGCCGCAGCGATCGGAGGCCTTGCCGCCAAGGCCGGACACACCGTCGAGGTGATGAGTCGCGACGCCGCCAAGGCGCGGGCGCGGGCCGAGCAGATTGGAGCTGGCGCGACGACAGGAGTGTTCGCAGCAGCCCCGGCCGGGGACATTGTCGTCCTCGCGGTTCCTTATTCGGCGGTTCTCGACGTGGTGAAGCAGTACGGCGAAGCGCTGGCAGGCAAACTCCTCGTCGACATCACCAACCCCGTCGGCTCCGACCTAAAGAGCTTTGTGACCCCTGAGGACAGTTTCGGCGCGCGGGAGATCATGAAGGCCGCACCTTCGGACGCCGTTGTCGTCAAGGCGTTCAACACCCTGTTTTCCCGCGTCCTGGCGGCGGGTCCAGTCGAGGGTCGCCCCTTGGACGTGTTCATCGCCGGGGACGACGCGCAGGCGAAGGCGCGCGTCTCGGCGTTCATCGAGAGCCTCGGATTGCGTCCGATGGATACCGGACAGCTGTCCATGGCGCCGACGCTTGAGCACGCCTGCCTGCTGTCGCTCGGGCTTCTCGCCCACTCCGTCAAACACACCAACTTCTCGATCGGCGTCAGCCTCCTCGGCTGA
- a CDS encoding TetR/AcrR family transcriptional regulator translates to MRADARKNYSHILTVAREVVTEHGADASMRDIARRAGVGLATLLRHFPTREALFEALLCTNLDALTQKADELETSNSPEEALVSWFREWMAFAQSYRGVVALMAAAHTNPDSALYASCAAVHSASTRLLLRAQAEGTARTDMNGDDLFGLMSALGWLVDLPSFAPRADHLAHIVTSAILTNPSSNGVKKATR, encoded by the coding sequence ATGCGAGCTGACGCCAGAAAAAATTACAGCCATATCCTCACGGTCGCGCGTGAGGTCGTCACCGAGCATGGTGCAGATGCGTCGATGCGCGATATCGCCCGCCGGGCCGGCGTCGGGTTGGCCACGCTGCTTCGTCATTTTCCGACGCGAGAAGCCTTGTTCGAAGCGTTGCTGTGTACAAATCTGGACGCACTGACGCAGAAAGCAGACGAACTCGAAACGTCTAATTCACCTGAGGAAGCGCTCGTGTCCTGGTTTCGCGAATGGATGGCATTCGCCCAAAGCTATAGGGGCGTTGTCGCCCTGATGGCGGCCGCCCACACGAACCCGGACTCCGCTCTTTATGCTTCATGCGCAGCGGTGCATTCGGCGAGCACGCGACTACTGCTCCGTGCTCAGGCCGAAGGTACAGCGCGCACCGATATGAATGGGGACGACCTGTTCGGCCTAATGTCGGCGCTCGGCTGGCTCGTCGACCTACCCTCATTCGCGCCGCGGGCCGATCATCTTGCTCACATTGTAACGAGCGCTATCCTGACAAACCCTTCGAGCAACGGCGTCAAGAAGGCGACGCGTTGA
- a CDS encoding TetR/AcrR family transcriptional regulator C-terminal domain-containing protein gives MAKLTRETVIAEALDLLDEVGLEGVSTRQLAKRLGVEQPSLYWHFRKKEELLAAMAETAMAPHATAPLPMPSDDWRDWFLDNTRSFRRTLLMRRDGAKLHAGSPPGAADIDRIAHKMAFLVASGLPERDAQMAMLASSRFTVGSVLEEQAEASLGATADDLIGVPQIDHEAAFEEGLKLILDGLAARVERRSTRATIDHQMLI, from the coding sequence ATGGCTAAGCTAACTCGTGAAACCGTAATTGCCGAAGCGCTCGATCTGCTCGATGAGGTTGGTCTTGAGGGCGTCAGCACGAGACAACTCGCGAAGCGGCTCGGCGTCGAGCAACCGTCGCTGTACTGGCATTTTCGCAAGAAGGAGGAACTGCTCGCCGCCATGGCCGAGACTGCGATGGCGCCCCACGCGACCGCTCCGCTTCCAATGCCATCCGATGACTGGCGTGATTGGTTTCTCGACAACACGCGCAGCTTCCGGCGAACGCTGCTGATGCGCCGCGACGGCGCAAAGCTCCACGCGGGCAGCCCCCCCGGTGCGGCGGACATCGATCGGATCGCGCACAAGATGGCCTTCCTGGTCGCGTCCGGTTTGCCCGAGCGGGACGCTCAGATGGCGATGCTCGCGTCCAGCCGCTTCACCGTCGGAAGCGTGCTCGAGGAACAGGCCGAAGCCAGTCTCGGCGCAACTGCGGACGATTTGATCGGGGTTCCGCAGATAGATCACGAAGCCGCTTTCGAAGAAGGGCTGAAGCTGATTCTTGATGGCCTCGCCGCACGAGTGGAGCGCCGATCAACGAGGGCGACCATCGACCATCAGATGCTGATCTGA
- a CDS encoding FAD-dependent monooxygenase — protein MKIETENRSLKILVCGGGIAGPALAYWLTRSGHQVVVVERFSSIRARGAQVDLRGQGIEAAKRMGLIGAIRSNLVDEAGVSFVDSQGHAKATILANTSGRGAQSLTSEYEIMRGDVVRILQDLTRDVVEYVFGKTVERFEQDDEKVLAHFSDGTSDTFDLLVGADGQGSRIRQGILPPDAADPYLRMGIHMAYWFIPRTPADDGNIRNTYLAPGGRMIMRRSHNPTETQVYFVLRESSEEASAIHRAPLDQQKQFWIERFRDAGWQTDRFIRGMTTTPNFYSQEVVQVRTDTWYKGRVVLVGDAAHCASPFSGMGVSGSLVGAYVLAGEINRNTGDLARAFALYDETLRPFVNEIQNVNPSLLRLGMPKTRFGVNVFLSIMALAALLRIPDLVARFSSEDRDGGWLLPEYTELHPAHQTALPG, from the coding sequence ATGAAGATTGAGACTGAAAATCGCTCCCTCAAGATTCTTGTCTGCGGTGGAGGGATTGCGGGTCCGGCCTTGGCCTATTGGCTCACCCGAAGCGGCCATCAAGTCGTCGTAGTCGAGCGGTTCTCAAGCATCAGGGCCAGGGGTGCGCAGGTGGACCTGCGCGGGCAAGGCATCGAGGCCGCCAAGCGCATGGGGCTTATAGGCGCCATCCGCAGCAACCTTGTCGATGAGGCTGGCGTCTCGTTCGTCGACTCCCAGGGTCATGCCAAGGCGACGATTCTGGCCAACACATCCGGTCGCGGCGCGCAATCGCTCACATCCGAATACGAGATCATGCGCGGCGATGTCGTGCGCATTCTCCAGGACCTGACCAGGGACGTCGTAGAATACGTCTTCGGCAAGACCGTAGAGCGGTTCGAACAGGACGACGAGAAGGTTCTAGCTCACTTCTCCGACGGCACCTCTGACACCTTCGATCTGCTGGTCGGAGCCGATGGTCAGGGATCGCGCATTCGCCAGGGTATCCTGCCGCCGGATGCCGCCGACCCTTACCTGCGAATGGGCATCCACATGGCCTATTGGTTCATCCCACGCACACCGGCCGACGATGGCAACATCCGTAATACGTACCTCGCTCCTGGCGGCCGGATGATCATGCGACGGAGCCATAATCCGACGGAAACGCAAGTCTACTTCGTGCTCAGGGAAAGCTCCGAAGAAGCATCGGCCATTCATAGGGCACCATTGGACCAGCAAAAGCAGTTCTGGATAGAGCGGTTCCGGGACGCCGGCTGGCAGACCGATCGATTCATCCGCGGCATGACGACGACTCCCAACTTCTACTCTCAGGAAGTGGTGCAGGTCCGCACAGACACCTGGTACAAGGGTCGCGTGGTTCTCGTCGGCGATGCCGCGCATTGTGCATCCCCGTTCAGCGGCATGGGCGTATCCGGCAGCCTGGTCGGAGCTTATGTCTTGGCGGGTGAGATCAATCGCAATACGGGAGATCTCGCGCGAGCCTTCGCGCTCTACGACGAAACGCTACGGCCCTTCGTCAACGAAATCCAGAACGTAAACCCATCGCTTCTGCGCCTGGGAATGCCTAAGACGCGATTTGGGGTAAACGTCTTTCTTTCCATAATGGCCTTGGCCGCACTGCTCCGCATCCCGGACCTGGTCGCCAGATTTTCGTCGGAAGACAGGGACGGCGGCTGGCTTCTACCCGAATATACGGAGCTGCATCCGGCCCATCAAACTGCGCTACCGGGTTAG